The region TATAGTCATGCACTGGGTTTGTGTAGATCATCACCAGGTCGCCTGATTTATCAAACATGATTTGAACACCACGGGCCTTTGAGACTTTTTCCACAGCCTCAAACACCTCATCCTGTATCGGGCGCATCAGCTCCTGGCGGCGCTTAAACATCATACCCTCGTAGCCAAAAACCTTACGCTGGTAGTCGCGCAGCTCATTTTCCTTTTTGGTAATCTCGGCTTGGCGCTTCTGCTTCATCTGGTCTGTCAGCAGCACCTCCTCGGCCTTGTAGTCCTGCTTCAGCTTATCAGCCTGCTGCTGTAGCTGCTCTATTTCGCGTTGCCAGGCTTCCGCATACTTGTCCATCTCCTGCTGCACCTGGTTAAAGGCTGGCATCTTGCTCAGGATAAAGTTTGAGTTAATATAGCCAATCTTCTGAGCCTGCGAAACAGAGGCCAGCAAAAAGCCCGCTAAAAAGATGAACAAAAACTTTTTCATACTAATTCAATTCGGGTTTTAGCGTATCTGCTGGCCAATAATGAAGTGGAACATGCCCCGCTTATCGTTCATACGACCCGGCAAGTCATCCAGTCTCCAGGCATAGTCGAAGCCAAGCAGGCCAAACGCGGCCATAAAGATCCTGGCACCCACACCCGCCGAGCGGTACAGCTTAAACGGGTTATAGTTTTTGTAGCTACCGAAGTTATTTCCTGCCTCTACAAAAGCCAGGCCATAAATAGTAGCCGCCGGGTTAGGCGAAATCAGCTGGCGCGCCTCAAACACAAACTTGTTATAGGCTATACCACCTGCCTGCAGTAACTGAGGATCGTTGTTCGTGTTTACGACCCGCTCGTCGTCATATCCACGCAGGCCAATATACTCTGTGCCTACGAAGACATTACCGCCACCCAGGCCAGATCCTCCAAGTTTAAACCTTTCAAAAGGTCCAACTTCACCGGAACCGTACGTGCCCACAAACCCGAAGTGGGCTCTTGTGTTGAATACCAAATTCCCTGCCACATTTATAAAGTATGAGGCATCAAACATCCATTTATTAAACTCAATGTACTCAAAGTTGTCGATACGGTCGGAGAACAGCGAGTACGGCGGCGTCAGGTTTACACTAAGGGAGAAAGTTGAACCACGCCTCGGGAACGTCGGGTTATCGATACTGGAGCGGCCCAGCGTATTCACGATGGAAATACTATTCGATACACCGTTATCAAACATCGTTAACTGGCCATTCTCCACAATGCTGAACAGTCCGTAGTCCTTCAGGGTGTAGCGGTTATAAGACAGCGAGTGGTTCATGTAGAAGTAGTTGTCCGGCCAGTTCAGGCGGCGGCCCAGGCTTATTGCTGCACCATCCACGTTCAGTCGGCTCAGTTCATTTACATCATCCACCTCGATGTAGGGGTTATAGATT is a window of Pontibacter kalidii DNA encoding:
- a CDS encoding OmpH family outer membrane protein, with the protein product MKKFLFIFLAGFLLASVSQAQKIGYINSNFILSKMPAFNQVQQEMDKYAEAWQREIEQLQQQADKLKQDYKAEEVLLTDQMKQKRQAEITKKENELRDYQRKVFGYEGMMFKRRQELMRPIQDEVFEAVEKVSKARGVQIMFDKSGDLVMIYTNPVHDYTEYVLEELGLASDRKNTPGERPADAIVDDPENLPEVGEEAQEQQPEPPARKTTKKKSNN